From Lemur catta isolate mLemCat1 chromosome 19, mLemCat1.pri, whole genome shotgun sequence, a single genomic window includes:
- the ZNF227 gene encoding zinc finger protein 227 isoform X2, which yields MPSHDSDLPQKEQEKMTKFQEAVTFKDVAVVFTREELGLLNLAQRKLYRDVMVENFKNLVAVGHLPFKPDMVSQLEVEEKLWIMETETQRSGHSGSKNQNKMETFQKFALKYLSHEELSCWQIWKQVASELTRCLQRKSSHLLQGDSIQVSENVNTIMNHGGDSSIYIENQEFSVLKTQDSWVNTCLNESQHQSRGKRIDVKNNLHVCEDFMKKSPFSEHVKTDTEQKSYKCNECGKSTSDGSSQQLPLEKTPPRGERGKDFSYGAVLPRHLNVHLGEKCFSPSSRLQTQRIPPGEKPDKCHESGDCFSRSSFPSYQSNHTGEKSYRCDSCGKGFSSSTGLIIHYRTHTGEKPYKCEECGKCFSQSSNFQCHQRVHTEEKPYRCEECGKGFGWSVNLRVHQRVHRGEKPYKCEECGKGFTQAAHFHIHQRVHTGEKPYKCDVCGKGFSHNSPLICHRRVHTGEKPYKCEACGKGFTRNTDLHIHFRVHTGEKPYKCKECGKGFSQASNLQVHQNVHTGEKRFKCETCGKGFSQSSKLQTHQRVHTGEKPYKCGVCGKDFSYSSNLKLHQVIHTGEKPYKCEECGKGFSWRSNLYAHQRVHSGEKPYKCEECDKSFSQAIDFRVHQRVHTGEKPYKCSICGKGFSQSSGLQSHQRVHTGEKPYKCDVCGKGFRYSSQFIYHQRGHTGEKPYKCEQCGKGFGRNLNLRHHQRVHTGEKPHVCEKCGKAFSLPSNLRVHLGVHIREKLFKCEECGKGFSQRARLQAHQRVHTGEKPHKCDICDKDFQHRSRLIYHQKVHTGKKL from the exons ATGCCTTCTCATGACTCTGACCTTCCCCAGAAGGAGCAGGAGAAAATGACCAAGTTTCAG GAGGCAGTGACATTCAAGGACGTGGCTGTGGTCTTCACCAGGGAGGAGTTGGGGCTGCTGAACCTTGCCCAGAGGAAGCTGTACCGAGATGTAATGGTGGAGAATTTCAAGAACCTGGTTGCAGTGG GGCATCTTCCCTTCAAACCAGATATGGTATCCCAGTTGGAAGTGGAAGAAAAGCTTTGGATAATGGAAACAGAAACCCAAAGAAGTGGACATTCTG gcAGCAAGAATCAAAATAAGATGGAGACTTTTCaaaaatttgcattaaaatacCTTTCCCATGAAGAGCTATCCTGCTGGCAAATCTGGAAACAAGTTGCAAGTGAATTAACCAGGTGTCTTCAGAGGAAGAGTTCCCACTTACTCCAAGGTGACTCCATTCAGGTTTCTGAAAATGTGAACACTATAATGAATCATGGAGGAGACAGCTCTATTTATATTGAAAATCAAgagttttcagttttgaaaacCCAGGATTCTTGGGTGAATACGTGTCTGAATGAGTCACAGCATCAGAGCAGAGGTAAACGAATTGATGTGAAAAATAACCTGCATGTATGTGAAGACTTCATGAAGAAGTCGCCATTTAGTGAGCATGTTAAAACTGACACAGAACAAAAATcctacaaatgtaatgaatgtggcaagaGCACTAGTGATGGCTCCAGTCAGCAATTACCCTTAGAGAAAACCCCGCCACGTGGTGAGCGTGGAAAGGACTTCAGTTACGGCGCAGTGCTTCCCCGGCATCTGAACGTTCATCTAGGAGAGAAATGCTTCAGTCCAAGCTCACGTCTGCAAACTCAGAGAATTCCCCCAGGAGAGAAACCTGATAAATGTCATGAATCTGGTGATTGCTTCAGTAGGAGTTCTTTTCCATCTTACCAATCTAATCATACAGGAGAAAAGTCCTATAGGTGTGACAGCTGTGGCAAGGGATTCAGTAGTAGCACAGGTCTTATCATTCATTACAgaactcatactggagagaaaccttataaatGTGAGGAATGTGGTAAATGCTTTAGTCAAAGTTCAAATTTTCAGTGCCATCAGAGAGTCCACACTGAAGAAAAACCATACAGATGTGAAGAGTGTGGTAAGGGCTTCGGTTGGAGTGTTAACCTCCGCGTCCATCAGAGGGTCCACAGGggtgagaaaccctataaatgtgagGAGTGTGGGAAGGGCTTCACTCAGGCTGCACATTTTCACATTCACCAAAGAGtccacactggggagaaaccctacaaatgtgatgTGTGTGGGAAGGGCTTCAGTCACAATTCACCCTTAATCTGCCATCGGCgagtccacactggagagaagccgtACAAATGTGAGGCGTGTGGGAAAGGCTTTACCCGTAATACAGATCTTCACATCCATTTCAGAGTCCACACGGGAGAGAAGCCCTATAAATGTAAGGAGTGTGGCAAGGGCTTCAGTCAGGCCTCAAATCTTCAAGTGCATCAGAAtgtccacactggagagaaacgaTTCAAATGTGAAACCTGTGGGAAGGGCTTCAGTCAGTCCTCAAAGCTTCAAACCCATCAGAgagtccacactggagagaagccgtATAAATGTGGCGTGTGTGGTAAGGACTTCAGTTACAGTTCAAATCTTAAACTGCACCAAGtcattcatactggagaaaaaccgtATAAATGTGAGGAGTGTGGGAAGGGCTTCAGTTGGAGATCAAATCTTTATGCTCATCAGAGAGTTCACTCAGGGGaaaaaccctataaatgtgaGGAGTGTGATAAAAGCTTCAGTCAGGCCATAGATTTTCGAGTACATCAGAGAGTCCATACCGGAGAGAAACCGTACAAATGTAGTATATGTGGTAAGGGCTTCAGTCAGTCCTCTGGTCTTCAGTCCCATCAGAGAGTCCACACTGGGGAAAAGCCCTACAAATGTGACGTGTGCGGAAAGGGCTTTAGGTACAGTTCACAGTTTATATACCATCAGAGAGGCCACACTGGAGAAAAGCCTTACAAATGTGAGCAGTGTGGGAAAGGCTTTGGTAGGAACTTGAATCTTCGCCATCATCAGAGGGTCCACACAGGGGAGAAACCCCATGTATGTGAGAAATGTGGTAAGGCCTTCAGTCTTCCCTCAAATCTTCGAGTCCACCTGGGTGTTCACATCAGGGAGAAACTCTTTAAATGTGAAGAGTGTGGGAAGGGCTTCAGTCAGAGAGCACGTCTTCAAGCCCATCAGAGAGtccacactggagaaaaaccacACAAATGTGACATATGtgacaaggacttccagcaccgTTCACGTCTTATATATCATCAGAAAGTCCATACTGGCAAAAAGCTTTAG
- the ZNF227 gene encoding zinc finger protein 227 isoform X1, with amino-acid sequence MPSHDSDLPQKEQEKMTKFQEAVTFKDVAVVFTREELGLLNLAQRKLYRDVMVENFKNLVAVGHLPFKPDMVSQLEVEEKLWIMETETQRSGHSGENHTAVPSGSKNQNKMETFQKFALKYLSHEELSCWQIWKQVASELTRCLQRKSSHLLQGDSIQVSENVNTIMNHGGDSSIYIENQEFSVLKTQDSWVNTCLNESQHQSRGKRIDVKNNLHVCEDFMKKSPFSEHVKTDTEQKSYKCNECGKSTSDGSSQQLPLEKTPPRGERGKDFSYGAVLPRHLNVHLGEKCFSPSSRLQTQRIPPGEKPDKCHESGDCFSRSSFPSYQSNHTGEKSYRCDSCGKGFSSSTGLIIHYRTHTGEKPYKCEECGKCFSQSSNFQCHQRVHTEEKPYRCEECGKGFGWSVNLRVHQRVHRGEKPYKCEECGKGFTQAAHFHIHQRVHTGEKPYKCDVCGKGFSHNSPLICHRRVHTGEKPYKCEACGKGFTRNTDLHIHFRVHTGEKPYKCKECGKGFSQASNLQVHQNVHTGEKRFKCETCGKGFSQSSKLQTHQRVHTGEKPYKCGVCGKDFSYSSNLKLHQVIHTGEKPYKCEECGKGFSWRSNLYAHQRVHSGEKPYKCEECDKSFSQAIDFRVHQRVHTGEKPYKCSICGKGFSQSSGLQSHQRVHTGEKPYKCDVCGKGFRYSSQFIYHQRGHTGEKPYKCEQCGKGFGRNLNLRHHQRVHTGEKPHVCEKCGKAFSLPSNLRVHLGVHIREKLFKCEECGKGFSQRARLQAHQRVHTGEKPHKCDICDKDFQHRSRLIYHQKVHTGKKL; translated from the exons ATGCCTTCTCATGACTCTGACCTTCCCCAGAAGGAGCAGGAGAAAATGACCAAGTTTCAG GAGGCAGTGACATTCAAGGACGTGGCTGTGGTCTTCACCAGGGAGGAGTTGGGGCTGCTGAACCTTGCCCAGAGGAAGCTGTACCGAGATGTAATGGTGGAGAATTTCAAGAACCTGGTTGCAGTGG GGCATCTTCCCTTCAAACCAGATATGGTATCCCAGTTGGAAGTGGAAGAAAAGCTTTGGATAATGGAAACAGAAACCCAAAGAAGTGGACATTCTGGTGAGAACCACACAGCCGTTCCTTCAG gcAGCAAGAATCAAAATAAGATGGAGACTTTTCaaaaatttgcattaaaatacCTTTCCCATGAAGAGCTATCCTGCTGGCAAATCTGGAAACAAGTTGCAAGTGAATTAACCAGGTGTCTTCAGAGGAAGAGTTCCCACTTACTCCAAGGTGACTCCATTCAGGTTTCTGAAAATGTGAACACTATAATGAATCATGGAGGAGACAGCTCTATTTATATTGAAAATCAAgagttttcagttttgaaaacCCAGGATTCTTGGGTGAATACGTGTCTGAATGAGTCACAGCATCAGAGCAGAGGTAAACGAATTGATGTGAAAAATAACCTGCATGTATGTGAAGACTTCATGAAGAAGTCGCCATTTAGTGAGCATGTTAAAACTGACACAGAACAAAAATcctacaaatgtaatgaatgtggcaagaGCACTAGTGATGGCTCCAGTCAGCAATTACCCTTAGAGAAAACCCCGCCACGTGGTGAGCGTGGAAAGGACTTCAGTTACGGCGCAGTGCTTCCCCGGCATCTGAACGTTCATCTAGGAGAGAAATGCTTCAGTCCAAGCTCACGTCTGCAAACTCAGAGAATTCCCCCAGGAGAGAAACCTGATAAATGTCATGAATCTGGTGATTGCTTCAGTAGGAGTTCTTTTCCATCTTACCAATCTAATCATACAGGAGAAAAGTCCTATAGGTGTGACAGCTGTGGCAAGGGATTCAGTAGTAGCACAGGTCTTATCATTCATTACAgaactcatactggagagaaaccttataaatGTGAGGAATGTGGTAAATGCTTTAGTCAAAGTTCAAATTTTCAGTGCCATCAGAGAGTCCACACTGAAGAAAAACCATACAGATGTGAAGAGTGTGGTAAGGGCTTCGGTTGGAGTGTTAACCTCCGCGTCCATCAGAGGGTCCACAGGggtgagaaaccctataaatgtgagGAGTGTGGGAAGGGCTTCACTCAGGCTGCACATTTTCACATTCACCAAAGAGtccacactggggagaaaccctacaaatgtgatgTGTGTGGGAAGGGCTTCAGTCACAATTCACCCTTAATCTGCCATCGGCgagtccacactggagagaagccgtACAAATGTGAGGCGTGTGGGAAAGGCTTTACCCGTAATACAGATCTTCACATCCATTTCAGAGTCCACACGGGAGAGAAGCCCTATAAATGTAAGGAGTGTGGCAAGGGCTTCAGTCAGGCCTCAAATCTTCAAGTGCATCAGAAtgtccacactggagagaaacgaTTCAAATGTGAAACCTGTGGGAAGGGCTTCAGTCAGTCCTCAAAGCTTCAAACCCATCAGAgagtccacactggagagaagccgtATAAATGTGGCGTGTGTGGTAAGGACTTCAGTTACAGTTCAAATCTTAAACTGCACCAAGtcattcatactggagaaaaaccgtATAAATGTGAGGAGTGTGGGAAGGGCTTCAGTTGGAGATCAAATCTTTATGCTCATCAGAGAGTTCACTCAGGGGaaaaaccctataaatgtgaGGAGTGTGATAAAAGCTTCAGTCAGGCCATAGATTTTCGAGTACATCAGAGAGTCCATACCGGAGAGAAACCGTACAAATGTAGTATATGTGGTAAGGGCTTCAGTCAGTCCTCTGGTCTTCAGTCCCATCAGAGAGTCCACACTGGGGAAAAGCCCTACAAATGTGACGTGTGCGGAAAGGGCTTTAGGTACAGTTCACAGTTTATATACCATCAGAGAGGCCACACTGGAGAAAAGCCTTACAAATGTGAGCAGTGTGGGAAAGGCTTTGGTAGGAACTTGAATCTTCGCCATCATCAGAGGGTCCACACAGGGGAGAAACCCCATGTATGTGAGAAATGTGGTAAGGCCTTCAGTCTTCCCTCAAATCTTCGAGTCCACCTGGGTGTTCACATCAGGGAGAAACTCTTTAAATGTGAAGAGTGTGGGAAGGGCTTCAGTCAGAGAGCACGTCTTCAAGCCCATCAGAGAGtccacactggagaaaaaccacACAAATGTGACATATGtgacaaggacttccagcaccgTTCACGTCTTATATATCATCAGAAAGTCCATACTGGCAAAAAGCTTTAG